In Brachypodium distachyon strain Bd21 chromosome 2, Brachypodium_distachyon_v3.0, whole genome shotgun sequence, one genomic interval encodes:
- the LOC100824071 gene encoding serine/threonine-protein phosphatase 7 long form homolog, protein MSSRARGAARRGRGQGRGRSALAENDMHHHETSAPSSPSTTSDREDNVEFTPEQAPVACYVDPVEPASSTLLNPKINHRSDAIFGDQAVEQLKLRHHKPLKFHERYRPYLRDAGFLGLSQICQKMPQLDKALITALVERWRPETHSFHLASGEMTVTLQDVAMLFALPIDGRPVCSKTDHDYGQMVLDCLGHDPRGPSMPGKSFLHYKWLKKHFYELPEGADDQTVQRHVRAYILSLLCGVLFPDGTGRMSLIYLPLIADLSRVGTYSWGSAALAFLYRALCSVASSHNIKNIGGSLLLLQLWSWEHSHVGRPLVRSPPFMETDIPQDLPPIGFRWVGARTQSENATRCLKQYRDELNLQEADQLKWEPYMLIESSSLPPLCTKDADLWITQAPLINFPIVEMYLPERVMRQFGLRQCIPPPFRPTLQALHRISRRGRERENWEETHHEYIQEWEARRQRIFREAEQYDLSSYEEYLQWYSGATRRYLVPSTSDDAEAGILSPPDESSDLQYQAKSPMIRKAVDKLHGMMKKAKTAMASTADTATQTLVFEFMHGFQDVLRDLGEIKEMSGSEAPPFGSANISHVDSADTQHVPSLLLEAEQHIICGNQEAQYQECEDLHTVEHATLALEPMDEENNCSNNMLLAVEENCDSASLAIEDCGTATPTADFVIPQHNEDFDQAGHVENSPEMEQSVLVVEPMQMYEENNGFNDVVLPRSSSLVLEETCDSAKENIDSATQGAKPSPPRQNVDVKLS, encoded by the exons ATGTCTTCGAGGGCAAGAGGAGCTGCACGCCGTGGTCGTGGCCAGGGACGTGGGAGAAGCGCTTTGGCAGAAAATGATATGCATCATCATGAAACATCCGCACCTTCTTCACCAAGTACCACTTCTGATAGAGAGGACAATGTCGAGTTCACTCCTGAACAAGCTCCTGTGGCTTGTTATGTAGACCCCGTGGAACCTGCATCCAGCACACTACTCAATCCTAAGATTAACCACCGTTCTGATGCAATTTTTGGTGATCAG GCTGTGGAGCAGTTGAAGTTACGTCACCACAAACCCTTAAAATTTCACGAGAGATATCGTCCTTATTTGAGGGATGCTGGTTTTCTTGGTCTTTCACAAATTTGCCAGAAAATGCCTCAGTTGGACAAAGCCTTGATTACTGCTCTCGTTGAGCGTTGGAGGCCAGAGACCCACAGCTTCCACTTGGCTTCTGGAGAGATGACTGTTACACTTCAAGATGTCGCAATGTTGTTTGCTCTCCCTATTGATGGCCGCCCGGTTTGTTCTAAGACAGATCATGACTATGGGCAAATGGTCCTTGATTGTCTAGGCCATGATCCAAGAGGGCCATCAATGCCTGGAAAATCCTTCTTGCATTACAAATGGTTGAAGAAGCACTTTTACGAACTACCAGAAGGGGCTGATGATCAGACAGTACAGAGGCATGTTCGAGCATATATCCTGAGTCTTTTATGTGGGGTGCTCTTTCCAGACGGGACAGGAAGGATGAGTCTGATATATCTTCCATTGATTGCTGATCTTTCTCGTGTTGGAACCTACAGCTGGGGCTCCGCAGCCCTTGCCTTCCTATACCGAGCTCTTTGCTCTGTTGCGTCCTCCCACAATATCAAGAACATAGGTGGTTCATTGCTTCTCTTGCAGCTTTGGAGTTGGGAGCATTCCCATGTTGGCAGACCATTAGTTCGGTCTCCCCCATTCATGGAGACAGACATCCCGCAGGACTTGCCCCCAATTGGCTTCCGTTGGGTGGGTGCTCGCACACAAAGTGAGAATGCTACCCGCTGTCTTAAGCAGTACAGAGATGAGCTAAACCTGCAGGAAGCAGATCAGTTGAAATGGGAGCCATACATGCTCATTGAGTCCTCAAGCTTACCCCCACTTTGTACGAAAGATGCTGACCTGTGGATTACTCAAGCTCCATTAATAAACTTTCCTATAGTTGAGATGTATTTGCCTGAGCGAGTGATGCGACAATTTGGGCTTCGCCAGTGCATTCCACCACCATTTCGACCTACACTACAGGCATTGCATCGCATTAGTCGACGTGGTAGGGAACGTGAAAATTGGGAAGAGACACATCACGAGTATATTCAGGAATGGGAAGCGCGACGGCAGCGTATATTTCGGGAGGCTGAGCAATATGATTTGTCATCTTATGAAGAGTACCTGCAGTGGTACTCAGGAGCCACACGTCGGTATCTTGTACCATCAACTAGTGATGATGCTGAAGCAGGGATTTTATCTCCACCTGACGAATCCTCTGATCTTCAGTACCAAGCCAAATCTCCTATGATCCGCAAAGCG GTTGATAAACTGCATGGTATGATGAAGAAGGCCAAGACAGCGATGGCATCCACAGCTGATACAGCCACACAAACCTTGGTTTTTGAATTTATGCATGGTTTTCAGGATGTCCTTCGTGATCTTGGTGAGATCAAGGAAATGAGTGGCTCAGAGGCTCCACCTTTTGGTTCAGCTAATATCTCACATGTTGACTCAGCTGACACTCAACATGTGCCCTCACTTTTGCTTGAAGCTGAACAGCACATTATATGTGGCAATCAAGAAGCTCAATATCAGGAATGTGAAGACCTTCACACAGTGGAGCATGCTACATTGGCCCTTGAACCTATGGATGAGGAAAACAACTGTTCCAATAATATGCTACTGGCAGTGGAGGAAAATTGTGACTCGGCTTCATTAGCCATTGAGGACTGTGGGACAGCCACTCCTACAGCGGATTTTGTTATTCCACAGCACAATGAAGATTTTGATCAAGCTGGACATGTGGAAAATTCTCCTGAAATGGAACAAAGTGTGCTGGTGGTGGAACCTATGCAGATGTATGAGGAAAACAACGGCTTCAATGATGTGGTCTTACCCAGATCTTCATCACTGGTGCTGGAGGAAACTTGTGACTCAGCAAAGGAAAATATTGACTCAGCCACACAAGGGGCCaagccatctcctccacgacAGAACGTGGATGTCAAACTGAGCTGA
- the LOC100845783 gene encoding protein NUCLEAR FUSION DEFECTIVE 4 produces MASPTSVHWLSLVGSVWLQTINGPNADFPVYSSELKDAKGISQVQLNFLAFASDAGKLLGWLAGVAALYIPLWAVALVGAAFGLVGYGVQFLFLERSGLAYWHLCALTSLAGNGICWINTVCYLLCIKNFPSGSRSVAVSLATSYLGLSAKFYTTMAETLPKGVTSNYSKAKVYLLLNAVVPMLVTLVAVPSLRVTKLVGGEKRSDVGFWAMFAVTLATGACAVVGSIGAKSIGLSSKEHMVSLYVLLAVPILIPLVLRVRESLAKIREAKWENRVHDLGSDNQSETAVEMEMEMEVANKEEEEERASGHGEQEQEEVGGLRLLRRFDFWLYFLSYMFSGTLGLVFLNNLGQIAESRRLSDPSTLVSLSSSFGFFGRLLPAFLDYYTSKSGYSISRTASMASLMAPMAGAFFLLLDPRDMFLYTSTAVVGTCTGAITSVAVSATSELFGTKNFGVNHNVLVANIPVGSLCFGYLAGFLYQKEARGSSQCIGARCYQDTFLLWGLTCAVGTALSVALYARSRGAAKVRLPTATTRPCAGGRFAGFGCDDKKGPEVSGAGV; encoded by the exons ATGGCTTCTCCTACCTCAGTCCACTGGCTGAGCCTGGTGGGGAGCGTCTGGCTGCAGACCATCAACGGCCCCAACGCCGACTTCCCCGTCTACTCGTCGGAGCTCAAGGACGCCAAGGGCATCTCCCAGGTGCAGCTCAACTTCCTGGCCTTCGCCTCCGACGCCGGGAAGCTCCTGGGCTGGCTCGCGGGCGTCGCCGCGCTCTACATCCCGCTCTGGGCCGTGGCGCTCGTGGGCGCGGCCTTCGGGCTCGTGGGCTACGGCGTCCAGTTCCTGTTCCTGGAGCGGTCCGGGCTCGCCTACTGGCACCTGTGCGCGCTCACCTCGCTCGCCGGCAACGGCATCTGCTGGATCAACACCGTCTGCTACCtcctctgcatcaaaaactTCCCGTCGGGAAGCCGCAGCGTCGCCGTCAGCCTCGCCACCAGCTACCTCGGCCTCAGCGCCAAGTTCTACACTACCATGGCCGAGACCCTGCCGAAAGGCGTCACGTCAAACTACTCCAAGGCCAAGGTGTACCTGCTCCTCAATGCCGTCGTGCCGATGCTCGTCACGCTCGTGGCCGTGCCGTCGCTGCGGGTGACGAAGCTGGTGgggggagagaagaggagcgATGTGGGGTTTTGGGCCATGTTTGCAGTCACGCTGGCTACCGGAGCCTGCGCCGTGGTGGGCAGCATCGGGGCCAAGTCCATCGGGCTGTCGTCGAAGGAGCACATGGTGAGCCTCTACGTGCTGCTCGCCGTGCCGATACTCATCCCGTTGGTGCTCAGGGTTCGGGAGAGCTTGGCCAAGATACGGGAGGCCAAGTGGGAGAACAGAGTGCATGACCTTGGCTCCGACAATCAGTCCGAGACGGccgtggagatggagatggagatggaagTGGCcaacaaggaggaggaggaagagcgtgCCAGCGGACATGGAGAACAAGAGCAAGAAGAGGTCGGTGGTCTCCGTTTGCTCAGGAGGTTCGACTTCTGGCTGTACTTCTTGAGCTACATGTTCAGTGGCACGCTGGGTCTGGTCTTCCTCAACAACCTGGGGCAGATTGCCGAGTCCCGTAGGCTCAGCGACCCGTCCACCCTGGTCTCTCTGTCGTCCTCGTTTGGATTCTTCGgccgcctccttcccgcctTCTTGGACTACTACACTTCAAA GAGTGGCTACTCCATATCAAGAACGGCGTCCATGGCGTCTCTGATGGCCCCGATGGCCGGCGCGTTCTTCCTGCTGCTGGACCCCAGGGACATGTTCCTCTACACCAGCACGGCGGTGGTGGGGACttgcaccggcgccatcacctCCGTGGCCGTGTCGGCGACGAGCGAGCTCTTCGGCACCAAGAACTTCGGGGTCAACCACAACGTGCTGGTGGCCAACATCCCCGTCGGCTCCCTCTGCTTCGGCTACCTCGCCGGGTTCCTCTACCAGAAAGAGGCCCGTGGGAGCAGCCAGTGCATCGGGGCGCGCTGCTACCAGGACACCTTCCTCCTCTGGGGCCTCACCTGCGCCGTCGGGACCGCGCTCTCCGTCGCGCTCTACGCGCGGTCCCGTGGCGCGGCCAAGGTCAGGCTGCCCACTGCCACAACGAGGCCGTGTGCCGGCGGACGGTTCGCTGGCTTTGGATGTGATGATAAGAAGGGACCAGAAGTTTCTGGTGCAGGGGTGTAG
- the LOC100824380 gene encoding alanine--glyoxylate aminotransferase 2 homolog 3, mitochondrial has translation MQRLASSRRLLQAALAPGGRAHSSLSAAAVAASPQNGGGAPKMPPFDYTPPPYDGPRVAEVARKRAEFLSPSLFHFYDRPLNIVDGKMQYLFDEDGRRYLDAFGGIATVCCGHCHPDVIEAIVNQANKIQHSTVLYLNHAIADFAEALASKMPGDLKVVFFTNSGTEANELALMIARLYTGCHDIISLRNGYHGNAAATMGATAQCNWKFNVVQTGVHHALNPDPYRGAFGSDGEKYARDIQETIDYGTTGRVGGFISEAIQGVGGIVELAPGYLPAAYNMIRNAGGLCIADEVQAGVARTGSHFWGFEGHGVIPDIVTMAKGIGNGIPIGAVVTTPEIAQVLTRRSYFNTFGGNPVSTAAGHAVLKVLEKEKLQENAFVVGSYLKDQLNILKEKHDIIGDVRGRGFLLGVELVTDHQKKTPAKVEIAHVMNHMKDMGVLVGKGGFYGNVFRVTPPLCFSKEDSDFFIEVMDTALSKL, from the exons ATGCAGCGCCTCGCGTCCTCCCGGAGGCTCCTCCAGGCGGCGCTTGCCCCCGGCGGCCGGGCACATTCCAGCCTCTCAGCCGCCGCGgtcgccgcctcgccgcagaatggcggcggcgcccccaAGATGCCTCCGTTCGACtacacgccgccgccgtatgACGGGCCGCGGGTGGCGGAGGTCGCCCGGAAGCGGGCCGAGTTCCTCAGCCCCTCCCTCTTCCACTTCTACGACCGCCCT CTGAACATAGTGGATGGAAAGATGCAGTACCTGTTCGATGAGGATGGTCGCCGCTACCTAGATGCCTTTGGTGGCATTGCAACTGTTTGTTGTGGGCACTGCCATCCTGATGTGATTGAAGCCATAGTCAACCAGGCAAACAAGATACAACACTCCACAGTCTTGTATCTGAATCATGCAATTGCAGACTTTGCTGAGGCTTTGGCATCCAAAATGCCTGGAGATTTGAAG GTTGTTTTCTTCACAAATTCGGGCACGGAGGCAAATGAGCTTGCGCTAATGATTGCCCGGCTTTACACTGGTTGCCATGACATTATTTCGCTTAGGAATGGATACCACGGGAATGCAGCTGCAACAATGGGTGCTACTGCTCAATGCAACTGGAAATTTAACGTTGTCCAG ACTGGAGTGCACCATGCTCTTAATCCAGACCCATATAGAGGTGCTTTCGGTTCAGATGGAGAGAAGTATGCAAGAGATATTCAGGAGACCATTGATTATGGGACTACAGGGAGAGTTGGTGGTTTTATTTCAGAAGCCATACAA GGAGTTGGTGGAATAGTGGAATTAGCACCAGGATACTTGCCTGCAGCGTACAATATGATAAGGAATGCTGGTGGCCTCTGCATCGCTGACGAAGTTCAGGCGGGAGTTGCACGAACTGGAAGCCACTTCTGGGGATTTGAAGGGCATGGTGTCATCCCAGATATAGTTACAATGGCAAAG GGTATAGGGAATGGCATACCGATAGGAGCAGTTGTTACAACTCCTGAGATCGCTCAGGTGCTAACCCGCCGAAGTTATTTCAACACCTTTGGTGGTAACCCTGTCAGTACCGCTGCCGGTCACGCTGTTCTGAAAGTactggagaaggagaagctcCAGGAGAATGCATTTGTTGTCGGTTCCTATCTGAAGGACCAACTTAACATTCTGAAAGAGAAGCATGATA TTATTGGTGATGTAAGGGGAAGAGGCTTTCTTCTGGGAGTCGAGCTGGTAACTGACCACCAAAAGAAAACTCCGGCGAAAGTTGAGATTGCCCATGTCATGAACCACATGAAAG ATATGGGTGTGCTGGTGGGGAAGGGTGGTTTCTACGGTAACGTGTTCAGGGTAACACCTCCGTTGTGCTTCTCTAAAGAGGACTCCG ATTTCTTCATCGAGGTGATGGACACCGCATTGTCAAAGCTGTGA
- the LOC100824684 gene encoding TOM1-like protein 6 — protein MYPVATGLPPARLPAASRVDKATSHLLQGPDWAVNLEICDTLNADRWQTKDVVKAVKKRLQNKDPKVQFFTLTLLETVMKNCGEYVHFEVVEQHVLTEMVKIVQKKHDMQVKDKILILLDSWQEAFGGPGGKYPQYYWAYIELKRSGVMFPRRPIDAPPIFTPPATHHSQPYGSPTYPAGSLNDRMASEAETLSLGDLNNIRDAAELLCDMVNALNPADRMAVKDEIVTEIVSQSRSNQQKLMGFISSTGNEELLKQGLEINDRLQSVLAKHDAIASGAPLPVETPSRHEIPREETVLQPSAPPIAHNEAPVEEDEEDEFAQIAKRKNKSVISSDEGSSSAGDHALIPIDEAPSEASSSVASNALVPVESASGTRTKEQDMIDLLSLTLYSPPEASTDSSTQSQNETQHIPTSNGAALPPNYQPASLDGPHYPSNQQVYPTNQGYSTYNNYVAPWAQTEQNTQAAAYPTQAPQYASSYPAPPWAMPTSANSINPFQPATYQMPTPPVPSVASTVNYPVLSSPYAAPQMHHAPSPTTKASPMQQHSSLVSQTNNALALAPDVRMNGIQKPKEAPAAAAKPYYMPDNLFGDLIDVKSFGAGGKISRSTNMPSPKGGGQPMIGGKK, from the exons ATGTATCCGGTGGCGACGGgcttgccgccggcgcggctgccggcggcgtcgcgggTGGACAAGGCGACCAGCCACCTGCTGCAGGGGCCGGACTGGGCCGTCAACCTAGAAATCTGCGACACTCTCAACGCCGACCGATG GCAAACAAAAGATGTGGTGAAAGCAGTGAAGAAGCGGTTGCAGAATAAGGACCCCAAAGTTCAATTCTTCACTCTGACG CTGTTGGAGACAGTGATGAAGAACTGTGGTGAATATGTCCATTTTGAAGTTGTTGAGCAGCATGTTTTAACAGAAATGGTTAAAATTGTCCAGAAGAAG CATGATATGCAAGTGAAGGATAAGATATTGATACTTCTGGACTCATGGCAAGAAGCATTCGGTGGTCCTGGGGGCAAATATCCACAATATTACTGGGCATACATTGAACTAAAG AGGTCAGGAGTAATGTTCCCACGTCGTCCTATAGATGCCCCTCCTATATTTACTCCACCCGCAACACATCATTCTCAGCCCTATGGTTCACCTACATATCCTGCTGGAAGTCTGAATGACAGAATGGCATCTGAAGCTGAAACATTGAG TTTAGGGGACTTGAATAATATTAGAGATGCAGCGGAACTTCTGTGTGATATGGTGAATGCTTTGAATCCTGCCGATCGCATG GCTGTTAAAGATGAAATTGTTACAGAGATTGTCAGCCAAAGTCGTTCGAATCAACAAAAGCTCATGGGGTTTATCAGTTCAACAGG GAATGAGGAGCTACTGAAACAAGGCCTAGAAATAAATGATCGTCTACAAAGTGTACTTGCAAAACACGACGCCATTGCTTCTGGTGCTCCTTTACCAGTTGAAACACCAAGTAGACATGAGATACCCAGAGAGGAAACAGTACTACAGCCGTCTGCACCTCCAATTGCACATAATGAGGCTCCAGTTgaagaggatgaagaggaCGAGTTTGCTCAGATAGCAAAAAG aaaaaacaaatctgTGATAAGCAGCGATGAGGGATCATCAAGTGCCGGTGATCATGCTCTTATACCCATTGATGAAGCACCTTCCGAAGCCTCATCTTCTGTTGCGAGCAATGCACTGGTTCCTGTTGAGTCAGCTAGTGGTACTCGGACAAAAGAGCAGGATATGATCGACCTTTTAAGCCTCACGTTATACAGTCCTCCAGAAGCATCTACAGATTCTTCAACACAGAGCCAGAATGAGACTCAGCATATTCCCACGTCAAATGGGGCAGCATTACCTCCAAACTATCAGCCTGCGTCATTGGATGGACCGCATTACCCTTCCAACCAGCAGGTATATCCAACAAATCAGGGATACAGTACATACAACAATTATGTTGCACCCTGGGCCCAAACTGAACAGAACACACAGGCTGCAGCATATCCTACCCAGGCCCCACAATATGCATCTAGCTATCCGGCGCCACCATGGGCCATGCCTACAAGTGCCAACTCCATTAATCCTTTTCAGCCTGCCACATACCAAATGCCGACTCCTCCTGTTCCTTCTGTTGCCTCAACAGTTAACTATCCAGTTCTTTCATCCCCATATGCTGCTCCACAAATGCACCATGCGCCATCTCCAACCACCAAAGCCAGTCCTATGCAACAGCATAGCTCTCTTGTTTCTCAAACAAACAATGCCCTCGCCCTTGCTCCGGATGTTCGAATGAATGGAATTCAAAAGCCCAAAGAAGCACCAGCGGCAGCAGCCAAACCCTACTACATGCCAGACAATCTATTTGGTGATTTGATTGATGTGAAGAGTTTTGGTGCTGGAGGTAAGATAAGCAGATCAACGAACATGCCTAGTCCAAAGGGTGGCGGTCAACCTATGATAGGTGGAAAGAAATAG